A stretch of Catenulispora sp. GP43 DNA encodes these proteins:
- a CDS encoding helix-turn-helix domain-containing protein yields the protein MGFGDLIRQRREALGWSQDDLADRMMQIAGRYTLTRQHVWRWEKKGVDPKFWLPTLAKALNLDPDQLRSASANGGAELDGPPNESVHLYAARELITRAQWNGIITEAREVILLYGMAEYRYAFDAAVPGVLSAATAAGCEVRVLLLDPGLPDIAQIDQAEGNPAGTLSSRIRAALGRFQEIAESCGPRMQVRTHHTAPSVSIVRGDDRMFVTPYVRHLIGRSSPTHELRRAVDGGAFDRYAEHVDNVWTTAKEHGS from the coding sequence GTGGGATTCGGCGACCTGATCCGGCAGCGGCGTGAAGCGCTCGGATGGAGCCAAGATGATCTCGCCGACCGAATGATGCAGATAGCCGGCCGCTACACGCTCACTCGCCAGCACGTTTGGCGCTGGGAGAAGAAGGGCGTCGACCCCAAGTTCTGGCTTCCGACGCTGGCCAAGGCGTTGAATCTGGACCCCGACCAGCTACGCTCAGCGTCAGCGAACGGCGGCGCCGAGCTCGACGGCCCGCCGAACGAATCGGTGCATCTGTACGCGGCACGTGAACTGATCACACGGGCCCAGTGGAACGGGATCATCACTGAGGCCCGTGAGGTGATCCTGCTGTACGGCATGGCTGAATACCGCTACGCGTTCGACGCCGCGGTCCCAGGCGTCCTCTCCGCGGCTACGGCGGCCGGATGCGAGGTCAGGGTCCTGCTGCTGGATCCTGGGCTGCCGGACATTGCACAAATCGACCAGGCTGAGGGAAATCCTGCAGGCACGCTTTCCAGTCGGATCCGGGCAGCTCTGGGACGCTTCCAAGAAATCGCAGAGTCCTGCGGGCCTAGGATGCAGGTGCGTACGCATCACACAGCCCCTAGCGTGAGCATTGTCCGCGGCGACGACAGGATGTTCGTCACGCCCTACGTACGCCACCTGATCGGCCGCAGTTCCCCAACCCATGAACTGCGGCGAGCCGTCGACGGCGGTGCCTTCGACCGGTACGCCGAACACGTCGACAACGTATGGACTACAGCGAAGGAGCACGGCTCGTGA
- a CDS encoding NUDIX domain-containing protein, translating into MQDSELLQTEVIVAKPKKFVREDVRMPDGVEIDWYYMDTPASVMVVAVTEDGKLVMVEQYRHNLKRHAIELPAGAVSDGEDPETAALRELDEETGYRPADGVQLLRLGSYYSLPSETNKITHVYLAAPVVKAGEPVLDNLIEQYFDMSVQVIPTAEAFGRLGRDIDGMETVGALLLARPHLESA; encoded by the coding sequence ATGCAGGACAGTGAGCTTCTGCAGACCGAGGTGATCGTCGCCAAGCCCAAGAAGTTCGTCCGCGAGGACGTTCGGATGCCAGACGGCGTGGAGATCGACTGGTACTACATGGACACCCCCGCCTCGGTGATGGTCGTAGCCGTCACCGAGGACGGGAAGCTGGTCATGGTTGAGCAGTACCGTCACAACCTCAAGCGCCACGCCATCGAGCTGCCCGCCGGCGCTGTGTCGGACGGGGAGGATCCTGAGACCGCCGCGCTACGGGAGCTGGACGAGGAGACCGGTTACCGTCCGGCTGACGGAGTGCAGCTGCTTCGCCTCGGCAGCTACTACTCGTTGCCATCCGAGACCAACAAGATCACCCACGTGTACCTTGCAGCGCCGGTGGTGAAGGCCGGCGAGCCAGTCCTGGACAACTTGATCGAGCAGTACTTCGACATGAGCGTGCAGGTCATCCCAACGGCCGAGGCGTTCGGACGCCTGGGCCGGGACATCGATGGGATGGAGACCGTCGGCGCGCTACTGCTGGCTCGCCCCCATCTCGAATCGGCCTGA
- a CDS encoding RHS repeat-associated core domain-containing protein codes for MTGQLVGITAAGRRTELSRDAMGRVVRRITDDGEYRYELDPMGRLASSTSPSSSLSYQRDGAGRTIAETVDGRTIEYALDEAGNLVGRRTPNGSETHWSYDAAGFAAELRTSAGRLEFRRDVARREISRVFNEDIRLEQRYDQVGRLIEQNVLAADAPSAGDSASQPTALIQRSYTYQSDGAPTKIDDSLRGTRHLLTDASGRIRNVSAASWREDYTYDAFGNVTDAVTSWSPDSSGSRRTENAAVRTAGRTHYDYDGFGRIVRSLRRGLSGQRIETRFVWNADDRLVEVALPDGSIWRYTYDPSGRRSGKYQVNPDGSSGKRIVFSWQGAQLVEQVSYHADETAEALVFDYEPGSWQPIAQSRRSWSASRPQAEIDEAFYAIVSDLSGAPSEVIDAEGRVVWYMTTSLFGQQIDVSAQSGIDCPLRFPGQYRDDENGLHYNYHRYYDPTLAAYLTPDPLGLAPAPNNYAYVPNPLTWIDPLGLSGYPGEGKPTSEWVPDENYSDAEINARVAGNADTKAYFETPNDIHDLVNDVVSDPNYPIRLKPNGSPDLYEARGGIRGTLRWKGTQIFSPDGDYTSQVRILVDQNTGEIAYVGRKADGGHNYNQIIPYPWARRP; via the coding sequence TTGACTGGCCAACTCGTCGGCATCACCGCAGCCGGGCGTCGCACTGAACTCTCTCGTGACGCTATGGGCCGGGTCGTGCGCCGAATAACCGATGACGGCGAATACCGCTATGAACTCGACCCCATGGGGCGGCTTGCTTCCTCCACCTCGCCGTCCAGTTCGCTGTCCTACCAGCGAGACGGCGCGGGACGAACCATCGCCGAAACAGTCGACGGCCGCACCATCGAATACGCCTTGGACGAAGCCGGGAACCTTGTTGGCAGACGGACGCCGAACGGATCAGAGACACACTGGTCGTATGACGCTGCCGGATTCGCGGCCGAGCTGCGAACGAGCGCCGGCCGCCTCGAGTTCCGACGTGACGTCGCCAGGCGGGAAATCAGCCGGGTGTTCAATGAGGACATCCGCCTGGAGCAGCGGTACGACCAAGTCGGCCGGCTCATCGAACAGAATGTATTGGCAGCCGATGCTCCGAGTGCGGGTGATTCGGCGAGTCAACCCACAGCGCTGATACAGCGGTCTTACACCTATCAGTCTGACGGCGCGCCGACCAAGATCGACGACAGCCTTCGTGGTACACGGCACCTGCTGACCGACGCCTCGGGAAGAATACGCAACGTCAGCGCAGCGTCATGGCGCGAGGACTACACATATGACGCTTTCGGCAACGTCACCGATGCCGTCACCTCCTGGTCACCCGATTCTTCGGGTTCGCGCCGGACAGAAAACGCCGCAGTCCGGACGGCTGGCCGCACCCACTACGACTACGACGGCTTCGGCCGCATAGTCCGATCGCTGCGCCGAGGGCTTTCCGGCCAGCGAATCGAGACCCGTTTCGTCTGGAACGCAGACGACCGCCTCGTCGAGGTCGCCCTCCCCGACGGCAGCATATGGCGATACACGTACGACCCCTCAGGGCGCCGCTCCGGCAAGTACCAAGTCAACCCCGACGGAAGCTCCGGTAAGCGAATAGTCTTCTCCTGGCAGGGAGCCCAGCTGGTCGAACAGGTCTCATACCACGCCGACGAGACCGCAGAGGCCTTGGTTTTCGACTATGAACCCGGCTCGTGGCAGCCCATAGCGCAAAGCCGACGCAGCTGGTCCGCCAGTCGACCGCAAGCAGAAATCGATGAGGCGTTCTACGCCATCGTCTCGGACCTGTCGGGAGCCCCTTCGGAGGTGATCGACGCTGAGGGACGAGTCGTCTGGTACATGACGACGAGCCTTTTTGGACAACAGATAGACGTGTCAGCGCAGTCCGGAATTGATTGCCCACTGCGGTTCCCTGGCCAATATCGTGACGACGAGAACGGGCTTCACTACAACTACCACCGCTACTACGACCCGACGCTTGCGGCTTATCTCACCCCGGATCCTTTGGGCCTCGCTCCGGCGCCGAACAACTACGCGTACGTCCCCAATCCCCTCACATGGATTGACCCGCTGGGCCTGTCTGGCTACCCGGGCGAGGGCAAGCCGACCAGCGAGTGGGTACCAGACGAGAACTATTCTGATGCCGAGATCAACGCACGTGTTGCGGGAAACGCGGACACCAAGGCGTACTTCGAAACTCCGAACGACATCCATGATCTGGTGAACGACGTCGTAAGCGACCCGAACTACCCCATCCGGTTGAAGCCGAACGGTAGTCCAGACCTCTACGAGGCCCGCGGCGGCATCCGGGGCACTCTTCGATGGAAGGGCACGCAGATCTTCTCCCCCGACGGTGACTACACAAGCCAAGTGCGCATCCTGGTCGACCAGAACACCGGCGAGATCGCTTACGTCGGACGCAAGGCGGACGGTGGACACAATTACAATCAAATCATCCCCTACCCGTGGGCGCGGCGACCATGA
- a CDS encoding DUF6531 domain-containing protein — MVRPSGWDILGLDGDPTPGVVESVQALAKEFGDFAHDVESAYHSLNSFGGDATALQWVGQTADAFKSSFGPLPGRLQKLYTSYSEASDALSAYAPKLQAAQSKADAALRQAQDAHADLQRATTTANNAATDLKTAQQNQTAAPNPQAVTDAQTAHDAAQKNLDAAKGKLAALTAQAKQAYDDRIAAAKECAQALHHAQSDGIHNKHWWEHVGEALSEWGGKIAEIANDLAPFLDVLALATSWIPGVDVVTAGLAEADNLIALAGTGLEIAGDGMQGHWGDALMGAGMLGATFLGGKALGSLGGKVLSKFGKEAEDTVGSEARTAEDAAEENVGAEALEAGGHTEVTPAADPVDVVSGQMITTKTDFILPGVLPVLLRRAYSSGYATGRLFGPGWSSTLDQRLSVNAAGIHFAGDVGQTLHYPIPAPGDEVAPVRGANWPLAWDRETDEILITDPSTGHVRHFPTVHYADDQGSIRDLTAITDRNGNRIDVLRDDQGTPTGLEHAGYRLAIETTPTMRGIRVTAVRLLEAGRDTTHEISIKKYEYDDHGRLVAVIDSSGQPYRYEYDDRGRITAWTNRVGYRYAYEYDLRGRVTRGIGDGGFMSASFSYAADGRSTSVTNSLGSTTTYHYNDHGKITRTVDPLGSTTHQEWDAHDRLIARTDALGRTTRLTLDERGNATCVTRPDGTTIEIEYNNFGQPVLERLPDGAVWRLEYDDRGNQTAAIDPTGAVTRYVHTDSGAVCRAIDPLGNVSSVETNPAGLPVAVTDAAGGRTGDP, encoded by the coding sequence ATGGTGCGTCCGTCTGGTTGGGACATATTGGGGTTGGACGGGGATCCGACACCCGGCGTGGTGGAGTCGGTTCAGGCTCTGGCCAAGGAGTTCGGTGATTTCGCCCACGACGTGGAGTCGGCGTATCACAGCCTGAACTCCTTCGGCGGAGACGCCACGGCGCTGCAGTGGGTGGGACAGACCGCTGATGCGTTCAAATCAAGCTTTGGGCCCCTGCCGGGGCGCCTGCAGAAGCTGTATACGTCGTACAGCGAAGCCTCCGATGCGTTGTCCGCATACGCGCCCAAGCTGCAGGCTGCGCAATCGAAGGCCGACGCAGCGTTGCGCCAAGCTCAGGACGCGCATGCGGATCTGCAACGTGCCACCACGACAGCGAACAACGCCGCAACCGATCTGAAGACGGCGCAGCAGAACCAAACCGCAGCGCCGAACCCCCAAGCGGTCACGGACGCCCAGACCGCGCATGACGCCGCGCAGAAGAACCTGGACGCCGCCAAAGGCAAGCTGGCCGCCCTCACCGCGCAGGCCAAGCAGGCTTATGACGACCGTATCGCCGCAGCCAAGGAATGCGCGCAGGCCCTGCATCACGCGCAGTCGGACGGCATCCACAACAAGCACTGGTGGGAGCACGTCGGCGAGGCCTTGTCCGAGTGGGGCGGGAAGATCGCCGAAATCGCCAACGACCTTGCCCCGTTCCTAGATGTCCTGGCCCTGGCCACTTCCTGGATCCCCGGCGTGGACGTGGTCACCGCCGGCCTCGCCGAAGCCGACAATCTGATCGCCCTGGCCGGGACCGGCTTGGAAATCGCTGGCGACGGCATGCAAGGCCACTGGGGCGACGCGCTCATGGGCGCCGGAATGCTCGGCGCCACTTTCCTGGGCGGCAAGGCCCTCGGCAGCCTCGGAGGCAAGGTCCTCAGCAAGTTCGGAAAGGAGGCTGAGGATACCGTCGGCTCCGAGGCGCGTACCGCCGAAGACGCGGCAGAAGAGAACGTTGGCGCGGAAGCGCTCGAGGCGGGTGGCCACACAGAGGTCACTCCGGCGGCTGACCCGGTGGACGTGGTCTCAGGCCAGATGATCACGACCAAGACGGATTTCATCCTTCCCGGCGTCCTCCCCGTTCTTCTCCGGCGCGCTTACTCCTCTGGTTACGCTACCGGCCGCCTGTTCGGACCCGGTTGGTCCAGCACGCTCGACCAGCGCCTTTCAGTGAACGCCGCCGGCATACATTTCGCGGGAGACGTCGGACAGACCCTGCACTACCCGATCCCGGCACCGGGAGACGAGGTAGCCCCTGTTCGAGGGGCCAACTGGCCGCTGGCGTGGGATCGTGAGACCGACGAGATCCTGATCACGGATCCGAGCACCGGACACGTCAGGCACTTTCCCACAGTGCACTACGCAGACGATCAGGGCTCGATTCGAGATCTCACCGCGATCACAGATCGCAACGGAAACCGCATCGATGTCCTGCGGGATGACCAGGGAACGCCGACGGGGCTTGAGCACGCAGGTTATCGGCTGGCCATAGAGACGACGCCGACCATGCGCGGAATTCGGGTTACAGCGGTCCGGCTGCTTGAGGCAGGCAGGGACACCACGCACGAGATATCCATCAAGAAGTACGAATATGATGATCACGGACGGCTGGTCGCCGTCATCGACTCGTCGGGCCAGCCATACCGCTACGAGTACGACGATCGTGGCCGGATCACGGCCTGGACGAACCGAGTGGGGTACCGCTACGCCTACGAGTACGACTTGCGCGGGCGGGTTACCCGCGGCATCGGAGACGGCGGCTTCATGTCTGCGTCGTTCTCCTATGCCGCAGACGGCCGCTCCACATCCGTCACGAACTCGCTCGGGTCCACAACTACGTACCACTACAACGACCACGGCAAGATCACGAGGACCGTCGATCCACTGGGCAGCACCACTCATCAGGAATGGGACGCTCATGATCGGTTGATTGCCCGCACCGACGCGCTCGGTCGTACGACGCGACTCACGTTGGATGAACGTGGCAACGCAACGTGCGTCACGAGGCCAGACGGCACAACTATCGAGATCGAGTACAACAACTTCGGTCAGCCGGTCCTGGAACGACTGCCGGACGGCGCCGTCTGGCGACTCGAGTACGACGATCGAGGCAATCAGACCGCCGCTATCGATCCGACAGGCGCCGTAACCCGATACGTACACACCGACAGCGGAGCCGTTTGTCGCGCCATCGACCCGCTGGGTAACGTCTCCAGCGTCGAGACCAATCCCGCCGGTCTTCCTGTCGCCGTGACCGATGCGGCTGGCGGCCGCACAGGCGATCCGTGA
- a CDS encoding MarR family transcriptional regulator has product MSERIKLTAGQRAVLATLVEYPQTTVIALAEAACVGKSSAAAALRLLEQHGLAARTVHPPEDGKPRPADFWSATREAGTALIALDAPETRDPDVERPHLGQLDGDGSSSNAVDALRNEPAAATTSESAPIGAVESADPGPMAARLGKGALREAVLQYLQDHPEATFTPTALSKVLVKSSGAISNALDVLVAKSEAVMVCEKPRTFRAAGPAA; this is encoded by the coding sequence ATGTCCGAAAGGATCAAGCTCACCGCCGGCCAGCGTGCGGTGCTGGCGACGCTCGTCGAATACCCGCAGACAACGGTCATCGCACTCGCCGAAGCGGCGTGCGTCGGCAAGTCCAGCGCTGCGGCCGCGCTGCGACTGTTGGAACAACATGGGCTTGCTGCACGCACTGTCCATCCGCCGGAAGACGGCAAGCCGCGTCCGGCGGACTTCTGGTCCGCGACGCGTGAAGCTGGAACGGCGCTCATCGCGCTCGACGCTCCCGAGACACGCGATCCCGACGTTGAACGCCCGCATCTTGGCCAGCTGGATGGCGACGGGTCATCTTCCAACGCGGTCGACGCGCTGCGTAACGAACCGGCAGCTGCAACGACGTCGGAATCTGCACCCATCGGGGCGGTCGAGAGCGCCGATCCTGGCCCGATGGCCGCGCGGTTGGGCAAGGGAGCCCTGCGTGAGGCCGTCCTTCAGTACCTGCAAGACCACCCCGAAGCCACGTTCACCCCGACCGCCCTATCAAAGGTGCTTGTTAAGAGCAGTGGGGCGATCTCGAACGCGCTCGACGTCCTGGTGGCCAAGTCGGAGGCCGTCATGGTGTGCGAGAAGCCTCGCACCTTCCGTGCTGCCGGACCCGCCGCCTGA
- a CDS encoding DUF2637 domain-containing protein → MPASPPAEGDPHRPDTRTPSSALAAARLGGAVALVAAASLSFNALCDLARHAGLHRLAALLPIAVDAFAASSLFVAYRLPGDHSARRTTGRTARLALALTVACNALDHLLDLAGYLLTKHVRDVLLVAVASLPPLIVERLLHLQTALVGDSGQAVTSSVTGQALSHLAGHVADPEQDLDDRIGETQAEPRRRARSRPDDDHWLAVAVPVYRALLVRTGRRPTETAFHAALAEAMVGEASSDDGDAAGGRTISLSTAKRIRAMVEAQQAEKTP, encoded by the coding sequence GTGCCCGCATCGCCGCCAGCCGAGGGCGACCCGCACCGTCCCGACACAAGGACGCCGTCATCCGCTCTGGCTGCGGCCCGCCTCGGCGGCGCGGTCGCCCTGGTAGCGGCCGCGTCGCTGAGTTTCAACGCGCTCTGTGATCTGGCACGCCACGCGGGACTCCACCGGCTGGCGGCGCTTCTGCCGATCGCGGTCGACGCTTTCGCAGCGTCGTCATTGTTTGTGGCGTATCGCTTACCTGGCGACCATTCCGCTCGGCGCACCACCGGCAGGACTGCCCGCCTCGCGCTGGCGCTGACGGTCGCCTGCAACGCCTTGGATCATTTGCTCGATCTCGCTGGCTATCTGCTCACCAAGCACGTCCGCGACGTCCTTCTCGTTGCGGTAGCGTCCCTCCCGCCGCTCATCGTGGAACGTCTTCTGCATCTTCAGACGGCTCTCGTCGGTGACAGCGGCCAAGCCGTGACCAGCAGCGTGACCGGCCAGGCGCTATCCCACCTGGCCGGTCACGTGGCCGACCCGGAACAAGATCTCGACGATCGGATTGGCGAGACACAAGCGGAGCCTCGTCGTCGGGCGCGTAGCCGTCCAGATGACGACCACTGGCTGGCCGTAGCCGTCCCGGTCTACCGCGCACTGCTCGTCCGAACGGGCCGACGGCCCACCGAGACCGCGTTTCACGCCGCGCTGGCCGAGGCGATGGTCGGCGAGGCATCGTCCGACGACGGCGACGCGGCCGGTGGCCGAACGATCTCTCTATCCACCGCCAAGCGCATCCGCGCCATGGTCGAAGCCCAACAAGCTGAGAAGACGCCTTGA
- a CDS encoding DUF317 domain-containing protein: MKATTTSAPSAGPEPGGAGIPEHLPAAQPQPTPLLPLCAAGAGLPDTALREADAMGWTGYHDTLGDVMYVSPDGQMSVEFGPENDAAAIMPLWRVSWRNPDPYRPRERSWTPHFSSETPAEAIAAFLNVFRDHPPAHVERWG; the protein is encoded by the coding sequence ATGAAAGCCACTACGACCTCGGCTCCAAGTGCCGGCCCCGAACCCGGCGGCGCCGGGATTCCCGAGCACCTGCCCGCCGCCCAGCCGCAGCCAACACCACTACTGCCGCTGTGTGCCGCCGGGGCTGGGCTGCCGGACACCGCACTGCGGGAAGCCGACGCCATGGGTTGGACCGGCTATCACGACACCCTGGGCGACGTCATGTACGTCTCCCCGGATGGCCAGATGAGTGTGGAGTTCGGCCCCGAGAACGACGCCGCCGCGATCATGCCGCTATGGCGGGTGTCTTGGCGCAACCCCGATCCCTACCGTCCCCGTGAACGCTCCTGGACGCCGCACTTCTCGTCCGAAACTCCGGCCGAGGCCATCGCCGCCTTCCTCAACGTGTTCCGGGACCACCCGCCAGCGCACGTCGAACGCTGGGGGTAG
- a CDS encoding TnsA-like heteromeric transposase endonuclease subunit, producing MDVQVSYVDADGVERSAPVENVGGVFFENAIPVRSFPSFKGQRNYPGFWWSASSARHVGFESWLERDTAMMLDFDPQIVAFSSQPFWMSWRDEGRRSHAPDWFARLSDGTGLVVDCRPPGRAGPRDEAAFEMTARVCEYLGWRFRLVREIDPVQRANVRWLSCYRHPRHLVDLAACRLVEVFAEPTPLLAGAGLAGDPLAVLPVLFHLLWTGVLTTDLSRLLSERSLVVTAGS from the coding sequence GTGGACGTCCAGGTGTCCTACGTCGATGCCGACGGGGTCGAGAGGTCCGCGCCGGTCGAGAATGTCGGCGGGGTCTTTTTTGAGAATGCGATTCCGGTGCGGAGCTTTCCGTCTTTCAAGGGGCAGCGTAATTATCCCGGATTCTGGTGGTCTGCTTCAAGTGCACGGCATGTGGGTTTCGAGTCGTGGTTGGAGCGCGATACGGCGATGATGTTGGATTTCGATCCGCAGATCGTGGCGTTCTCGAGTCAGCCGTTCTGGATGTCGTGGCGGGATGAGGGCCGCCGGTCGCATGCTCCGGACTGGTTCGCACGGTTGTCCGACGGGACGGGTCTGGTGGTGGATTGCCGGCCGCCGGGGCGGGCCGGGCCGCGGGACGAGGCGGCGTTCGAGATGACGGCCCGGGTCTGCGAATATCTCGGTTGGCGGTTCCGCCTGGTCCGGGAGATCGATCCGGTGCAGCGGGCGAATGTGCGGTGGTTGTCGTGTTACCGGCACCCGCGTCATCTGGTGGATCTCGCTGCCTGCCGACTGGTGGAGGTGTTCGCGGAGCCGACGCCGCTGCTGGCCGGCGCGGGGCTGGCCGGTGATCCGCTCGCGGTGCTCCCGGTGTTGTTCCACCTGCTGTGGACCGGGGTGCTCACGACCGACTTGTCGCGGCTGTTGTCGGAGCGTTCGCTCGTCGTGACGGCGGGGTCGTGA
- a CDS encoding Mu transposase C-terminal domain-containing protein produces MARMKASVVQLGDRVHFSNRDRTVVGLEGSAVRLVTDAGQVCVVMLSHLVNSAGFYLVEDGSRRKIPPLAVLEGLPDDVVAKALEWERHLIEIDAGVPAGASRKVPGRPAYRPKRRSLAERIEAKAAELEVSAATVARMRSRYKKLGLWGLVDMRKARPTSPFGRADPRLVSAIAQAVDEQVPASTGTRGRLRRRVEQILAEQHGEGVVAMPSLPTYYRLVKAVSEGHHTFGSAATRRSLANRPDRPFTATMAARPGEQVQIDATPLDVMAVLDDGVLGRVELTAAIDVATRTLCAGLLRPAGTKAVDAAAVLARVLVPEPMRPGWAQALAFHHARIPFERLMAIDARLEHAAAKPVIVPDTIVCDRGSVFMSRTFFSACQALGVSVQPAHPGTPTDKALIERTFASINTLFCQHVAGYLGPNVTRRGTEVDPSACFTVAELQELFDEWVIAGWQPRPHQGLRNPLLPEQVLSPNEMYAALVASAGFLPVPLGAEDFLELLPAVWRTVNEYGISVDRRTYDSAGLNPLRRQPSGITAQGDRWEVHYDPYDVTQVWVRDHRAGAWVQATWTHLPMIGQPFAEFTWRQARAIVAERRGDDTDQVQIAAALSDLLNRAGTGSARDRRAAARQVSAPSLVPGPPLRPPGQDDEPAPNGASGPVVPFGVFDPADES; encoded by the coding sequence ATGGCGCGGATGAAGGCGTCGGTGGTGCAGCTCGGCGATCGTGTGCATTTCAGCAACCGGGACCGCACCGTGGTCGGGCTGGAGGGCTCGGCGGTGCGACTGGTCACCGACGCCGGTCAGGTGTGCGTAGTGATGCTGTCCCATCTGGTCAACTCAGCGGGCTTCTACCTGGTCGAGGACGGATCGCGGCGCAAGATACCCCCGCTGGCGGTGTTGGAGGGGCTGCCGGACGACGTGGTGGCCAAGGCGCTGGAGTGGGAGCGGCACCTGATCGAGATCGACGCCGGGGTCCCGGCCGGCGCCTCGCGCAAAGTCCCGGGGCGCCCGGCCTACCGGCCCAAGCGGCGCAGCCTGGCCGAGCGGATCGAGGCGAAGGCCGCCGAGCTCGAGGTGAGTGCGGCGACGGTGGCCCGGATGCGGTCGCGCTATAAGAAGCTCGGGCTGTGGGGCCTGGTGGACATGCGCAAGGCGCGGCCGACGAGCCCGTTCGGACGGGCCGATCCCCGGCTGGTGTCCGCGATCGCCCAGGCCGTAGACGAGCAGGTGCCCGCCTCGACCGGGACCCGGGGCCGGCTGCGGCGCCGGGTGGAGCAGATCCTGGCCGAGCAGCACGGCGAGGGTGTGGTGGCGATGCCGTCGCTGCCGACGTACTACCGGCTGGTGAAGGCGGTCAGCGAAGGCCATCACACCTTCGGGTCGGCGGCGACGCGCCGGTCGCTGGCCAACCGGCCGGACCGCCCGTTCACCGCGACGATGGCCGCCCGTCCGGGCGAGCAGGTGCAGATCGACGCCACACCGCTGGACGTGATGGCGGTGCTGGACGACGGGGTGCTCGGCCGGGTGGAGCTGACCGCGGCGATCGACGTGGCCACCAGGACCTTGTGCGCCGGGCTGTTGCGTCCGGCCGGGACGAAGGCGGTGGACGCCGCGGCCGTGCTCGCGCGGGTCCTGGTCCCGGAGCCGATGCGGCCGGGCTGGGCGCAGGCGCTGGCGTTCCACCACGCCCGGATCCCGTTCGAGCGGCTGATGGCCATCGACGCCCGGCTGGAGCACGCTGCCGCCAAGCCGGTGATCGTCCCGGACACGATTGTGTGCGACCGGGGTTCGGTGTTCATGTCCAGGACGTTCTTCAGCGCCTGCCAGGCCCTCGGCGTGTCGGTGCAGCCCGCGCACCCCGGAACCCCGACGGACAAAGCGCTGATAGAGCGGACTTTCGCCTCCATCAACACCCTGTTCTGCCAGCACGTCGCCGGGTATCTGGGGCCGAACGTGACCCGGCGCGGCACGGAGGTGGACCCGTCGGCGTGTTTCACCGTCGCGGAGCTGCAGGAGCTGTTCGACGAATGGGTGATCGCCGGATGGCAGCCGCGCCCGCACCAGGGGCTGCGCAATCCGCTGCTGCCGGAGCAAGTGCTGTCGCCGAACGAGATGTACGCCGCCCTGGTCGCCTCAGCCGGGTTCCTGCCGGTTCCGCTGGGGGCCGAGGACTTCCTGGAGCTGCTGCCAGCGGTCTGGCGGACGGTGAACGAGTACGGCATCTCCGTCGACCGGCGCACCTACGACAGCGCCGGGCTCAACCCGCTGCGGCGGCAGCCCTCGGGGATCACCGCGCAGGGCGACCGGTGGGAGGTCCACTACGACCCGTATGACGTCACCCAGGTGTGGGTTCGCGACCACCGGGCAGGGGCGTGGGTCCAGGCCACCTGGACGCACCTGCCGATGATCGGTCAGCCGTTCGCCGAGTTCACCTGGCGTCAGGCCAGGGCGATCGTGGCCGAGCGGCGCGGGGACGACACCGACCAGGTGCAGATCGCCGCGGCGCTGTCCGATCTGCTGAACCGGGCCGGCACCGGCTCGGCCCGGGACCGGCGGGCCGCCGCCCGCCAGGTTTCCGCGCCGTCCCTGGTCCCCGGCCCGCCGCTGCGTCCGCCCGGCCAGGATGACGAACCCGCGCCGAACGGAGCATCCGGGCCGGTCGTCCCGTTCGGCGTCTTCGACCCCGCCGACGAGTCGTGA